The Mesorhizobium loti DNA segment ATCTCGGCGATCTCGGCAAGGTCAAAGCCATGGTCGACACCGGCAACGTGCCGATCGACCTGGTGACGGTGGAAACCGCGACCGTGCTGCAAGGCTGCGACGCCGGCATCCTCGAGCGCCTCGACTATTCCAAGATCGGCCCGCGCGACAAATTCATCGAGGGCTCGGCGCTCGATTGCGGTGTCGGTCTCGATGCTTACGGCGACATCCTCGCCTATGACCCGACCGTGCTGAAGGAAGCGCCGACATCGGTGCTCGACCTGTTCGACACCAAGAAATTCCCGGGAAAACGCGCCATGCGCAAATTCCCGGCGCAGAATTTGGAATGGGCGCTGATGGCCGATGGCGTCGCCCCCGCCGATGTCTACAAGGTGCTGGCGACTCCAGAAGGTGTCGACCGCGCCTTCAAGAAGCTCGACACCATCAAGAAGGACATTGTCTGGTGGGATGCCGGCGCGCAGCCGGCGCAGTTGCTCGCCTCCAAGGAGGTGGTGATGACCACCGCCTGGAACGGCCGCATCCAGAACGCCATCGACACCGACAAGAAGCCCTTCAAGATCGTCTGGAACAACCAGATCCTCGAATATGACATGATCGCCATCCCGAAGGGCGCCAAGAACCCGGAACTCGCCTACAAATACCTTGCCTATATCTCGAAGCCGGAAAACAACGCCAAGCTCGCCAGCTACATCACCTACGGGCCGGTGCGCACCGATGCGGCCTCCTTCGTCGCGGCCGATGCCTTGCCGAAACTGCCCAACGCGCCCGACCATCTCGCCGGCGCTTACCTCGTCGCCGACACCGAATTCTGGGGCGACTATGGCGAGGACCTGGTCAAGCGCTTCAACGCCTGGCTGGCGCAGTAAGGATGTCGGCGCTGCAGCCCAGCGAACTCGACCGGCCCGCGCTGGCCCGCGGCCGGCCGGCCGCCGGCGCGGATCCCGGAACCGCGTCGGCGGCGCTGCGCCGCGCCGAATTCGGCGACCGGCTGCGTACGCTGGCGCTGGCCGCGCCGCTGCTCCTGCTTCTGGCGCTGAGCTTCGGCATCCCGATCGTGCTGCTCTTGTCGCGCGCCGTCTACGACCCGACCATCGCCGATGCCTTGCCGCGCACCAGCGTGGCCCTTGCCGACTGGAACGGCCAGGGCCCGCCTGCAGATGCCGCCTTCATCGCACTCGCCGCCGACCTCAGCGAAAACCAGGCCAAGGGCACCGCTTATGAGCTGGCCAAGGCGCTCAACGCCCGCTTGCCCGGCGCCCGCAGCCAGGTGCTGAAGACCGTGCGCCAGCTCGAAGGCGCGGGCGGCAGGCCGCCGCTCGAGATCATGAAAGCCGTGCCCTTCTGGTCGGCGCCAGGCACCTGGCCGACCATCGCCAACGGCACCCGCGCCATCACCTCGTTCTATCTGCTCAGCGCCCTCGATCTCAGGTGGAACGCCGATGGCGGCATCGAGCGCGTGCCGCCCGAACAGGCGATCTTCCTGCAAGTGTTCCTGCGCACCTTCTTCGTTGCCGCCGCCGTCACGCTCGCCACCTTGCTGCTCGGTTTTCCCCTCGCCTATCTCATATCGAGCGTGCCGAAGGGGCTGGCGGCGATCCTGATCGTGGCGGTGCTGCTGCCGTTCTGGACCTCGATCCTGGTGCGCACCGCCGCCTGGACGGTGCTCTTGCAGAAATTTGGCCTGGTCAATGACCTGTTGCTGTGGCTCGGCATCGCCTCCGAGCGGCTCGACCTGATGTACAGCCGCATCGGCCTGATCATCGCCATGACGCATATCCAGCTGCCGTTCACGCTGCTGCCGATCTACTCCGTCATGCGCACCATCGCGCCCTCGCAGATGAAGGCCGCCTATTCGCTCGGCGCAAGGCCGTTCACCGCCTTCCGCCGCGTCTATCTTCCGCAGGTTTTCCCCGGAATCATGGCCGGCTGCCTGCTCACCTTCATCCTGTGCCTCGGCTACTACATCACCCCTGCCCTGATCGGCGGCGCCAGCGACCAGCTGATCAGCAATTTCATCGCCAACTACGTCAATGTCGAACTGAACTGGGAGATGGCGGCGGCGCTCAGCTTCATCCTGCTTGTCTTCACCCTGGCCCTGTTCGGCATCTTCGCCCGGATCCTCGGCCTCGACCGCCTGAAGATGGTGTAGCCATGCTGCTCTCGCCCTACCCGACCCCTGGCGAACGCATCCGCATAGCGCTGCTCTGGCTGTGGTGCGGACTGGTCATCCTGTTCCTGCTGGTGCCGATCCTCATCCCGGTGCCGCTCTCCTTCAACAGCGGCGCCTTCTTCATCTTCCCGCTCGAAGGCCTGTCGACTCGCTGGTACGAGGTGGTGCTGGGCACGCAGCGCTGGCAGTCGGCGATCGGCAACAGCCTGATCGTCGCCTTCGGCACGACGCTGATCGCCACCACGCTCGGCACGCTGACGGCCATCGCGCTGTCGAACGAGAAATTCCCCGGCCGCCGCATCGTCATGCCGTTGTTGCTGTCGCCGCTGATCGTGCCGGTGGTGATCACCGCCGTCGGCTCCTATCTGTTCTACGCCCGCGTTGGCCTCGCCAGCACCTATGCCGGCATCATCCTGGCGCATACGGCGCTTGCCAGCCCCTTCGTCGTCGTCACCGTCGGCGCCAGCCTCACCGGCTTCGACCGCAATCTCATGCGCGCCGCCGCCATATCAGGCGCGAAGCCGCTGACCGCGTTCTTCCGCGTCATGCTGCCGCTGATCCTGCCCGGCGTGCTTTCGGGCGCGGCCTTCGCCTTCGTTTCCTCCTTCGACGAGGTGGTGGTGGTGCAGTTCCTGGCCAGTGCCGGCCAGCGCACCATGCCGCTCGAAATGTTCATCGGCCTGCGCGAAAAACTCTCGCCCGCCATCACCGCCGCCGCGACGCTAATGATGGCACTGTCGATCGTGCTTCTGGTGGTGGCGAACGTTCTGGCCCGGCGCGGCCAGAGCCGCCGGTCAGCAGCCGGCTGAGGCCGGTTTCGACAGCCATCGGCAAGCCAGCGCGGAAAACGGTGAAACTTTTCGCACGCCGTTCCCGTTTCTCCCGAGATCGCCTCCCAGGCGATCGCAGACCTCCGATCAATGCCCCGCCGGCCCCCTGCTGGTGGGGCTTTTTTTGAGGCAGCCGGCGCGGAGCGATCAGGGAGCCGGAAGTTTCAAATCGGCCGGACCCCGGCACCTCTGGTCAACTCCCGGCGCCCTTGCCGCTCCGGCGCCCTCTCGGCCATAATCCGTCCTCTCGCGGAGAACACCGATGTCGTTCAGCCCCTTGCTCCATGCTTCGCCCGTCATTCAACTCCATGCGCTGATCGCCATGGCCGCGCTGCTGCTCGGCGCCATGCAGCTCTGGCGCAGCAAGGGCGACCGGCTGCACCGGGCGCTTGGCCGCGTCTGGGTGGCGCTGATGGCGACGGTCGCCGGCTCCGGCCTGTTCATCTGGACGATCCGGCTGTGGGGGCCGTTCAGCCCGATCCACCTTCTGTCGCTGTTCGTGCTGGTGATGCTGTGGCGCGGCGTACGCGCCGCGCGCGGCGGCAACATTGCCGCCCACCGCCGCATCATGCAGGGCACCTACATTTTCGGCCTGATCATTACCGGGCTTTTGACCTTCATTCCCGGCCGCACCATGTATGCCGTCGCCTTCGGCCCACAGGGCGCGACGCCACAAAAGCTGCTGGTGTTTGCCGCCCTGGTGATCCTCGCGGCAGCGGCCGGCCTCTATGCCGCGCGCGGTGCACGGGCGGCAATGCCGCCCATGCGTGGAGAATCCCGGCCCGGAAGCGCATAAGGCCGCCAGTTGCAGGCTGGCTGACGGATGGCGTCGAGCTCCGGCCAACCTGTCAGCCTTGTGGCGGCGACCGGAAAGCCCGCCCTATTCCATTGTCACCACGAACGGTCCGGTGAAATCCCCGCTCAGACCGGACCGGACGCCACGAACGCGACGACGGCGGACAGTTTCTCGCGCTTCACCAGAACCGGCTTTTCGTAAGTCTTCTTCATGGAATGCCCCAAAACCCCAGGATTTGCCCGCGCAGGTCGCTACGGAAGCCCTTGCTTGTCAAGCAAACGCCCAACAAGGTTCCGTGATCGCCGACCCGCATTCGCGGCCGTGCCATCCATCGCGGGTCGAGGCATCCTGCCTCTTTCCCTCCTTTTTTCGGGCCCCTCCTTCTTCTGGCCATGTTGCACTGCGAAAAACTTGCTGCATTGCGATATCGGCTGACCAGGCCGACATGCGCGGCGGGCTGGGCATAACGAAGGAGCTGTCGTGGCGGCATCGTTTCGGCCTGATATACAGGGATTGCGCGCGCTGGCGGTCGGCGGCGTCGTTGCCTATCATTTCGGCCTCACCGCGCTGCCCGGCGGCTTTGCCGGCGTCGACATCTTCTTCGTCATCTCCGGCTGGCTGATCACGACGCATTTGATGCGCGAGATCACCGAGACCGGACGGCTCGACCTCTGGCGCTTCTATGCCCGCCGTGCCCGGCGCCTTTTGCCGGCGGCCCTGTTCGTCATCCTGGCGACGCTCGCCGCCGGCACTTTCATCCTGGCGCCGCAGGAGCAGGCGCTCTATTCGCGCGGCGCCATGTTCGCCTCGGCCTATGCCATCAATCTGTGGCTGCTGCGCTGGTCCTTCGACTATTTCGCCTCGGACGCTGCCAGCAATCCCTTCATCCATTTCTGGTCGCTGTCGGTGGAGGAGCAGTTCTATCTCTTCTGGCCGGCGCTGCTGGTGTTCGCCGCCTGGCTGCATCCGGGCAAGCGCATGGCCGTGCTGGTGATCGGCGTCGCTGGCCTCGCCTCCTTTACCGCCTGCCTGTGGCTCACCAGCCTCTCGCCGGCCTGGGCCTTCTACTTCTCGCCGCTGCGCGCCTGGGAGTTCGCCGCCGGCGGCCTGGCGACGCTGGCGCCGGCAACATCGTTGCGCAACCGCGCATGGCTTCGCGCGGCACAGGGCTGGCTCGGCCTGGCGCTGATCGCGGCGGCCTATCTCCTATTGAGCGAAGACCTGCCCTTCCCCGGCTGGTACGCGCTGCTGCCGGTTGCCGGCACGGTGCTGGTGCTGCTGAGCGGCGCGGGCAAGGAGCGAGACGAAGAGACTGCCAGCCCGACCGGCTGGCAGGCCCTCACGCCCGCCGCAGCACTGTCGCTGCCGCCCTTGCAATGGATCGGCGCGCTCTCCTATTCGCTCTATCTCTGGCATTGGCCCATCATCGTCTATGCCGGCATGCTGGCGCCGGATCTCAGCGTCCTCCAGCGCCTCGGCTGCGGCGCGCTGGCGGTGGCGCTGGCGTTCCTCACCTATCATTTGATCGAGAACCCGGCGCGACGCGGCGGCTGGCTGACCGTTGGCGTTCGAGCGCTGGTTCCGGCGCTTGCGCTGACCGGCGTGGGCGTGGCGGTGGCCTATGCCAATGCGCATCTGGCCACCCGCAATATCGACCCCACCCAGCGCGGCATCGAACAGGCCGCCGAACAGCCCTCCATCGCGCGCGCCGTGGACAAAAACTGCCTGCTCGATTTCCACACGGTAAAGCCGAAACCCTGTACCTTCGGCTCCGCGGATGCCGCCCACACCATCGTGCTGTTCGGCGATTCACATGCCGACCACTGGTCGACACCGCTGGTCGAGGCGGCCAAGCGCAACGACACCAAAGTGGTCACCTATCTCAAATCCTCGTGCCGCGCCTCGCGGCTTTCGACCTTCAACACCGTGCTGAAGCGCGACTACACCGAATGCGACGCCTGGCGCGAACAGGCAATCGCCGACATCATCCGCCGCAAGCCGCGCCTGGTGGTGATCTCGGAATTCTCAATCGGCAACCTGACGCGCGACATGCCCGCCGCCGGCCGCAAGGCCGAGACCGCGCGCTGGCAGGCCGGCCTGCGCTCCACATTGCAGGCCTTCAGCCAGGCCGGCGTCGAGACGGCGGTGATCCGCGACACGCCCATCGGCGACAATTTCGCCGATTCCTGCGTGGCCCGCGCATTGTGGTGGCGCGAAGCCCCCTCGCGCTGCGACACGCCGAGAGCCCAGGCCGCCAATGACGGCGCCGCAGCGCAAGAGCGCGCCGTGGTCAAAAGCGTGCCCGACACGCTCTACGTCGACCTCACCGACCGCTTCTGCGGCCCGACCGAGTGCCACGTTTTCATCGGTGGCAGGCTGGCGTTTCGGGACCGGCATCACCTGGCGACGGCGTTCGCAGAGACCTTGGAGGGGCCGATTGAGAAGGCGCTGTTTTGAGAAGGACTTAGCTCCCTTCTCCCCGTCACTATACGGGGAGAAGGTGCCGGCAGGCGGATGAAGGGCAGAGCCGCCGCTGCCTTGTTTCGCATCTTAGCCGCCAGCCTAGCTACATCCAGCGACCAGCCGCCCTCACCCGCCATCCGCCCGTTCCGCCACATAGCGCCCAAGCGTCACCCCTTCCACACTCGGGTGTGCCCGGCGGGTCATAGGTTTCGTCCAGGTCACCTCCATCATGCGACCATGGAAGGCTTCTCGAAATCAAATAGTCGTTGGAGAATCATAAAGGTGCCTGGAAGACAGGCTGCGATCGGCTATCATCATTGGTCGAGGCCTCGATATTGAGGTAATTGCCCTTTGACCAATCGCCGGGTTAGAAAACGCCGTGTGCTGCGCTCAATTCGAACATTCTCCGTGACTTTAGGATGCACAATTTTGTATTTACAATCATAAGCTTCCTAAAGCCACGTCTCTGGATCACCCAGGGAGACCAGGGCCTGAGTAGCTGAAATTCCGAGTAAGAGAAAAATGGCCAAAGCTGTTTCAAAGCCTCAAATACCAGTGTGGCTTAAGCACCGGGGGAAGGACCCTTATCCTGACATTCGACCGGCGCTTCTTTCGCGAGAGCACATCAAAATTTATGCCGAAACCACTGACATGATCGAGGAATTCGAAGAGAAGAGGTTGAAGGCAGCGTCTTATGAAATGAAAATTGGTCGGCAGGTTTGGAGGTGGGAGCCCAATTCACCCGAGCCGATTTCTGTAACATTGAAAGAAGGGGATCTACTTTACCTTCAACCGAACTCTATAACATTTGTTCAGCTATCTAGCGAACTGCGATTACCGCTTTATATAGCTATGCGTTTCAATTTGAAGATTAGATTTGTTCATAGCGGAATACTTCTTGGAACCGGCCCCCTTGTTGACCCAGGCTACAGGGGAAATCTTCTTATACCGCTACATAATTTGACCGACACTGAATGCGTGATGGATTTGGACGAGGGTCTTATATGGGCCGAATTTACCAAGACCACGTATGATGAATCGTCTGACACAGAAATTTTCGGGACACAAGAACCGATAGATCCAGCAAAACTATCAAAACCTCCTACTTGGTGGTTCAAGCACGCCAACGGCGGAAAGCCTGTGAGAAGCTCAATACCCATGGCAGTGAGGACGGCAGAACAATCAGCTAAGATCGCGGCTAATCAGGTATCATTTCTGACGTCGGTGGGCGTCGTTGCAATAATTCTTGGTTTAGGCGGAATTTTTGCGGTCTTGCAGGGCGTTAACAGCAATATCGCAGACTCGAACGCAGTGGCGAGAAGTGCTCGGTCATCGATTGACGATTTCCGCAAGGAGATAGCCGAAAGCAATACGCAACAGATTTCAAGATCGACAGCACCACTGTCGTCATCACTTGCCGACGCTATTGATAAAATTAAAGGCCTTCAGAAAGAAGTTTCGGACTTAAATGCGAAGATTGAGACGCTCGAATCACAGAAGAAAGCCCCCTGAACCATCAGGCGGCACCCAATACAGGCGCAGACCTGTCAATGACATTTAACGGAGAAAATCCAAACCAGTCTATTCTTCTAGATACTTTTGTTTCGAAAGAATTTATAAAACGCCTAACGGCACTTGATTTTTTCTCAATATCTTCGATTTCACCAATATAATCCAAATGATTAACAACAATGCGGGTGGGGTTATTCGCGTCAATTGCTCGCTTGACCAAATCAAATTCAAACAATCCGACACGACGCAGTTTCTTTGTGACAGTTGTATATTCCCGAATATCCATTTTCAGCCCACTTTGGCGAGCTATCTCCTCCCACGTTGTTTCATGTGTTAGGGGACCTGATTGACCAGCAACTCGTATCGGATAAGATCTGAGAACCATTGTTACGTCATCGACGTCCAATGGGCTTAATCCTGCTTCGGATAACGCCCCAGCTGCTGTAGTGGAGCGAGAGGTTACTTTTGGCCAAAAACCACTCTCGAGCAATGAGAGGCCAAAACCCTGTGTTCCCTCAATAATGATCCTACAGCCGTTCACAAGGGAGCTGCGCAGTTTTTGTGTGGTATCACACAAAAACTGCTCCAACGGTGCTGAGTGTCGAGCATCAAGTGATGTTAGATAGATGTTTGGAGCTTCTCTAGCTACTGTAGCCAGGACTGCCGCTCCGACACCCGAGCCCGTTGAGCCGATGGTGCTAACAAGCTCCGCGTCACGCTCCCATTTTTTGTGTTCTTCCGAAATAATCCGGGCATGCGGGCTAATGAAAATACGCTCCTGTGGATAGTGAAGGGCGTCAATTTCGGCAAAAAGTAGTTCAACATCGAGATATGATCCAGCCGGAAATACGACGTCCACATTTCGATCAATGCAACCAGCGGGCATTTGTCGTAGCGCCCATTTCCTACCGGAGTGATCATACCCAGTATGGCCTGAATTAGGGCCGCCGACCCGAACTACCGTCACAGGTTCTCTCGCCCTACGAGCAATCTCGAGAGCGACTTTGCCTTTTCCCTCAGAGCCGAATTGTCCGCCAACTACAATTGAGACTGGCACTTTTCCATCCCGTCCATGCTTTGCACAACACTGTCAACCCTTGCCAAAATCTCAGCTTTGGTCGTCTCATTCACAAATATCTCATGCGCCAACGGCCTCAACTCTCCAACTCTGCCTTCCACTTCCGATTGCGTTGCAGCCTCGAACCTTCCTTCTAGGGCTCGTTCTTGATACCGCCCGCGTCTTATTCGCTCCCCAGCGTCGATAAAGACATGACGAAAACGCGCACCGAATTTTTCCACCAGATACGCATGATCTTCAGGAAAACGAAGCCCGTCGACAACGATTCGTTGAGCGCCTTCGACGCGTCTCAACGTTTGCTCGGCTAACCATCTTTGACGCCCTGTATCCTGTATCTGGCGACCCAATTCCTGGCGACTCTCTCTGTCAAGCTTTCGGCCCTGTTCGATGAGCAGATCATCCAAGACAAGGCTGAATCGCGTATACGCAAACCCACAGCGCTCCAAAGCCTTGGCGAAGGTTGTCTTTCCAGCTGCGATTGGGCCGCTCACCCCTACGACGATCGGGCCGGTTGCGGCATCCAGTTTGGGAATGATCAATGGTGGCTCCTCCGCAGTGCCTAGCGCTTCGGAAATGCCCGCCAAATGGAATGTGCCGACAAGTGCAGAGGTAATCGCATCAAGCTCATCATGGGAGACGTTACCATCCACAAAGTCGCCTTCAATTCCAAATTCGCTCAGACCGAGTTTCAGCCACTCGACTCCCGCTCCTTTGCGGGGTATCCGCATAATGTCCTGGGCAGCCCCTGGGTAGCTCTCGATAACCGGAATGCCTTGTTCTCTTAGCACGCTTGCAAGGCGAATACCCCGAGCAGTCAGTTTCTGCATGCTTGGCAAGAGGCAAGGGTAGACGTTCACCCCGCGCCGTTTGAGTTCCCGCTCGCACACCCTCATGATGCCGAACTGCTCACGTCCTGGATCGGAATCGTCGACAGTGATCCTGCCAACGGGCAGGCAAAGCGGAGAGTCAATCGAAACAAGGTCCGGCTTCGCACCGATAGTGCGACCCAGGATTGCGTCATCACTGAAGATCGTTTCAGTGATGGCCTGACTGCCGTCCAACAAGCACCACCCTGAGCCGCGACTTTCCGAGCCGGTGAGATCGATACCGACAACGCGTGCTTCGGCAGCGGGACCATCCGCAAGAAGTTGATTGAAGTGAGGCGCAGAGGCCAGGTCGAAGGTCGCGGGCCGAAGCGCAGGCAGATTTGTCCAGCCAGACGGAGCAGCCCAAGACAAAAATCTGGTTATCCCCGAAAACAAATCCGGATCGATCTCCAATCGATCCAGCACATGATCGAAGATAGCACCCATTGCGGCTATATCAGCGCGGTTATAGCGAACAAGAGTTTGAAGCGCACCGAAATCACCTCGGAGGTACCGATGCCACAACAAGACGGCAGCGAACCCATCTAAATCACCGATATCGCTCCGCAGTTGGATACCGAGCTGCTTCTCGATTGCCTTTTGTCCTCCGGTCAGACCTACCCGACGGCAAAGGTACATCAGGTCGAGATGTGTGCCGGGCAACTCTATATCGGGAAACTCCTGCCGGATGAACCGCTGGTCGAATCGAATACCATTGAACGTCACCATGGCGATTGCGTTTTTCGCATCCTCGGCCAACTCTCGGTGATGGTCACCCTTCACCAAGGTTGAAGCGCGCCCTCCAATGGACCAACCTATGACCGTTATCTCATCGTAATGGTGGCTAAGACCTGTCGTCTCGATATCGAGAAATAGAACTCTATCCGGCTGTGTCGCGCATAGCGCAAGTTGCTCCCTAAGCCGGAGAGGCAGCGGCCTTCTGCGCATCGAAGGCCGAGTTTCACCTATTGAGGGGGCCAACATTACGCGTTCGTTCCAATTGCTGCCTCTAAGGGCAAAAGAGTCATACGAGTGGGGCAATCGGCACAAAAAGCGGATATACACATTTCACGCTTGCGGCCCCGCCGAACGCTACCCATTTTATGGCTCATTGGCGACACCCCTGATTCGGATATTCAGAGGATAGTGGACGCAAACGTGAAGCGCACGGGAGCCTTTCAGGTTTGAAACGCGTTAAGTCAGAATTCAAAGTTGGCCCCTACGAGGTGACGATCGAATCAGTGGTCGACCGCGAATCGCGCCTTCACGACTATGGCTTTGAAAAAGCCACCTGGCATCGTGGTGTCAGGATAATGCAGCGCTATGGTTCTGATAAGGCGCTTGAGTTGATGGACGAACGTGCAGATAGGGCTCTGGCACGAAATGACGTTAAACGCTGCCACAGATGGCGCGACTTAATGGCTGTAATTCATGCAATAGAAAATGACGAGCCCCAGCCCACGGACAGAGTCCATTAGGCTCCGCCAGCTACCCATTCGACAGACCATTTTCCTTTGGGGCCGCCAATTAACGTCATCAATTCATGGCACAAATTCCGCAAACTCTCGTCCACCGTCCAAGGAGTGTTGCAAATGATGATTCCGCTACCGGCGAGCCGAATGCCATCTCTTTCATAAGGCAAGAATTCCGCGCGCAACGTTTTTTGGAACTCAGCCGAAACAGTTGCACCTGCAATTTCATCACCGATGGCCGAATCCTTGATTGGGTACCAAACAAAAAACACGCCTGTTGCCCATTTTTTCGCGCCGATTCGTAAGGCGTTCGCAAGTTGCGTTGTTTCATCCCTCTGTTCGAAAGGAGGGTCTATGAAGACCAGTCCTCGGCGTTCCTGAGGTGGCAGGAGGGCCTTGATGGCCTCATAGCCGTTGCGCAGTTGCACCGAGATCTTTTGGTCAAACTGGTAGCGCCTCTCCAATCGAAGGCCATCTTCGGGGTGCAACTCACATGCTATCAGTCGATCACCTTCTCTGAGCATTCTCCGAATAATCTCCGGCGAACCCGGATACGTGGTGATGGAATCTCCGTTCATTTCGGCCAAGAGATCGACATATTGCGGGGCGGATATAAGCTTTCGACCAAATATCCTCTCGACCCCGGCTGCCTTTTCGCCGGTTCTCTTCGCCTCCTCTGATGTCAGATCATACGAACCAATGCCGGCGTGGGTATCCAGCACCATGAAGGGCTGAGGTTTCTGAGCCAACCGTTTGAGCACTATGGTCAGAGCCGCATGTTTAAAGACTTCGGTGTGGTTGCCGGCGTGAAAGGCGTGCCGATAGTTCATATTTTGTAACCTTAGTGGCTCGTGCCCTCTGTAGTATTTTCATCTATCCGGTGTCGATGGGTTGTCATGGCTCCTCGCCGCCCTCGTCCATCATCCCCATAGTACACCACCAGGAGGGTCCAAGCCGCCTTCAAGAGCTTCGTCACTAAGTCCTTGGCCTCGCCTGCTCGGCCTAGCTCTTTATCAAGCCGCCCGTAGAGCAGACTCTGAACCACGGCGGCTCCAGCGCCAGGAAACAAGACCGGGAGCATTTCGCGCGTCGCTGTCGGCATGGCTGGTCACATTTTGCAAATTGTGGAACGAGCCCGCGTCCCGCGAGTTATATTAGATCAACCTTGAGAAGGAGGTAGCCATGAAGAAGCTCCTGCTTGCCTCGGTTATCGCCATTGCTTCGGCGGCGGCGATGATCGCGCCTGCCGCCGCCCGCAGTCACGTCTTTATCGGCATCGGCGGCGGCTACAACGACTATTATGGCAACGATTATTATGATGGATATGGGAACTATGGCGGCCGCTACGTCTACAGCCCTTACGACCCCTACGATGACGGCTACCGGCCGCGTTATTTCCACCGGCACCACCACCGCTGCCACATCGAAGTGATCAACCACTGGCGCCACCACCACCGGATCGTCGAGGAAGTCCGCGTCTGCGGATGACCTGATCCGAGTGAAAACGGATCCGGCCGGCATCGCCGGCCGGATTGGTGCGCCGCCTCACCGCGCCATCATCATCCCGTAGTGCACCGCCAGCAGGTCGAGCCCGACCTTCAGCAGCTTCGTCACCACGTCCCTTCCCTCACCCGTCTGTTCCGCCAGGCTCTTGATCGAGCCACCGGCGCAGCAGACCTGTCGCACCACCGCCGCGACCTCCCAATGGCATAGCGCTCTCGTGGCGGCGGCATGCGCCCGGCCGGCGTCGAGCACGCTGTCAGCGATGCCGCCGCCATGGCGGCCGCCGTCGACGCGTTCGGTCCAGCGCATCGGTTTGACGCTGGCCTGCTGGCTGCATTGGAAATCCTCGCGGTAGCGCTGGCCGGCCTCGCGCTGCTGGCGCGACAGCGAGGTGATGCCGATGAGCGGATCGACATTGCGCACCCGCACGATGCCGCCTGTCGAGGTGTAGCCGTCATTCGACACTTCGTAGACGCGTCGCGCTTCAGCCGTGCCGGCGTTGAGCCGCTTGCGGCCGAAGGCGTCGTCGCTGAGTGCGAAATCATGGCCGATCTCGCGGCGGATGCGCACCTGCTCGGCCTCGCCCTTCGGCAGTTTCGGCGCCTGCGGTTTGGCGGCTTTGGCTTTTTTGGGCATGGGGTGGCTCCTTGGGCTTGGGGTGTGGTGTCTTTGGTTGGAGAGGTCGGCGGAGATGAATCATCGCGCCACCT contains these protein-coding regions:
- a CDS encoding Ribosomal RNA large subunit methyltransferase J; the encoded protein is MNYRHAFHAGNHTEVFKHAALTIVLKRLAQKPQPFMVLDTHAGIGSYDLTSEEAKRTGEKAAGVERIFGRKLISAPQYVDLLAEMNGDSITTYPGSPEIIRRMLREGDRLIACELHPEDGLRLERRYQFDQKISVQLRNGYEAIKALLPPQERRGLVFIDPPFEQRDETTQLANALRIGAKKWATGVFFVWYPIKDSAIGDEIAGATVSAEFQKTLRAEFLPYERDGIRLAGSGIIICNTPWTVDESLRNLCHELMTLIGGPKGKWSVEWVAGGA
- a CDS encoding Long-chain-fatty-acid CoA ligase codes for the protein MKRVKSEFKVGPYEVTIESVVDRESRLHDYGFEKATWHRGVRIMQRYGSDKALELMDERADRALARNDVKRCHRWRDLMAVIHAIENDEPQPTDRVH
- a CDS encoding PF04250 family protein, with the translated sequence MVKGDHHRELAEDAKNAIAMVTFNGIRFDQRFIRQEFPDIELPGTHLDLMYLCRRVGLTGGQKAIEKQLGIQLRSDIGDLDGFAAVLLWHRYLRGDFGALQTLVRYNRADIAAMGAIFDHVLDRLEIDPDLFSGITRFLSWAAPSGWTNLPALRPATFDLASAPHFNQLLADGPAAEARVVGIDLTGSESRGSGWCLLDGSQAITETIFSDDAILGRTIGAKPDLVSIDSPLCLPVGRITVDDSDPGREQFGIMRVCERELKRRGVNVYPCLLPSMQKLTARGIRLASVLREQGIPVIESYPGAAQDIMRIPRKGAGVEWLKLGLSEFGIEGDFVDGNVSHDELDAITSALVGTFHLAGISEALGTAEEPPLIIPKLDAATGPIVVGVSGPIAAGKTTFAKALERCGFAYTRFSLVLDDLLIEQGRKLDRESRQELGRQIQDTGRQRWLAEQTLRRVEGAQRIVVDGLRFPEDHAYLVEKFGARFRHVFIDAGERIRRGRYQERALEGRFEAATQSEVEGRVGELRPLAHEIFVNETTKAEILARVDSVVQSMDGMEKCQSQL